One segment of Streptomyces sp. XD-27 DNA contains the following:
- a CDS encoding LacI family DNA-binding transcriptional regulator, which translates to MRRTPARRPTMKDIARRAGVSESAVSFALNGRPGVSPATRARVRRVAEQLGWQPSTAARALSGEGSATVGLVLARPARTLGVESFFLHLVSGIQEALSHRRLGLLLQVVEDMDAEAAVYRRWWAEHRVDGLLVVDPRRDDPRPDLLDELGLPAVVIGSLNEEPGPDQGLTPEQDPSPDQDPSPDQGPSSTAGAAPGRPAISNLWADDAGAMASIVGHLHALGHRRIVHIAGLPELTHTRRRMDSLRAEAARRGLADVRSVPTDYSDAQGAEATRRVLAENRPPTAIVYDNDVMAVAGLAAAAERGLAVPADLSIVAWDDSVLCRSTHPSLTALVRDTAAFGRRAAELLIALLDGGPAVRIQDDLPRLVPRGSTAGPPGSHPDRQ; encoded by the coding sequence ATGCGCCGGACCCCGGCCCGACGCCCGACCATGAAGGACATCGCGCGCCGCGCCGGGGTGTCGGAGAGCGCGGTGTCCTTCGCGCTGAACGGCCGACCCGGAGTCTCGCCGGCCACCCGCGCCCGGGTGCGCAGGGTCGCCGAGCAGCTCGGCTGGCAGCCGAGCACGGCGGCGCGGGCGCTGTCCGGCGAGGGCTCCGCCACCGTGGGCCTGGTGCTGGCCCGTCCCGCGCGCACCCTGGGCGTCGAGTCGTTCTTCCTGCACCTCGTCTCCGGCATTCAGGAAGCGCTTTCGCACCGGCGGCTGGGACTGCTCCTCCAGGTGGTGGAGGACATGGACGCCGAGGCCGCGGTCTACCGCCGGTGGTGGGCGGAGCACCGGGTCGACGGGCTCCTCGTCGTCGATCCGCGCCGCGACGACCCGCGGCCGGACCTGCTCGACGAACTCGGTCTCCCCGCGGTGGTGATCGGCTCGCTGAACGAGGAGCCCGGTCCCGACCAGGGCTTGACCCCGGAACAAGACCCGAGCCCGGACCAGGACCCGAGCCCGGACCAGGGCCCGAGTTCCACTGCAGGCGCGGCCCCGGGGCGCCCCGCCATCTCCAACCTCTGGGCGGACGACGCCGGTGCGATGGCGTCCATCGTCGGCCATCTGCACGCCCTCGGCCACCGCCGCATCGTGCACATCGCGGGGCTGCCCGAACTCACCCACACCCGCCGCCGGATGGACTCCCTGCGCGCCGAGGCCGCCCGCCGCGGGCTCGCCGACGTGCGCTCGGTGCCCACCGACTACTCCGACGCCCAGGGCGCCGAGGCGACCCGCCGGGTGCTGGCCGAGAACCGGCCGCCCACCGCCATCGTCTACGACAACGACGTGATGGCGGTCGCCGGGCTGGCCGCCGCCGCCGAACGGGGCCTGGCGGTCCCGGCCGACCTGTCCATCGTGGCCTGGGACGACTCGGTGCTGTGCCGCAGCACCCACCCCTCCCTCACCGCGCTGGTCCGCGACACCGCGGCCTTCGGCCGGCGCGCCGCCGAACTGCTCATCGCGCTGCTGGACGGCGGCCCGGCGGTGCGGATCCAGGACGACCTGCCGCGGCTGGTCCCCCGGGGCAGCACCGCCGGGCCGCCCGGTTCACATCCGGACCGCCAGTGA
- a CDS encoding ABC transporter substrate-binding protein, with translation MRMSWRSVAAALPLVLSAVTLTACGGSGDGGGSSADGKIEGDITFQTWNLRANFKDYFNGLIEEFETKYPDVHVTWRDQPGENYAEKLSADAGAGALPDVVNVSPDLSYPLAKAGLLMNLDKERASNRFKGEYTPEAWQGTALPGLDGSYAFPWYLNTGPLFYNKALFRKAGLDPEKPPRTFDELFAAANEMAEASDGKIATLAGTPAVEDFGRYGVRLVNDDATEFTYNEPKGVELLTRYKELYDNGGLDSQVLTMTPEKAGQKFLSQKVAMNPGSAHDLETFKRDAPSLYRNLGITDTPTDNGKPNMYVMGLAVNERSGHKAAAVAFAHFVTDQRNQESFAHEVAIFPSTKGSLEKPYWSKDDGTDEGRVRVAAARMLKGAVNYTPVVMSDEMKTILQNEVAKALQGKKSPQDALDDAVEQSNKLLRQS, from the coding sequence ATGCGCATGTCCTGGAGATCCGTTGCCGCCGCCCTTCCCCTTGTCCTCTCGGCCGTCACGCTCACCGCGTGCGGCGGATCCGGCGACGGCGGCGGCAGCAGCGCGGACGGGAAGATCGAAGGCGACATCACCTTCCAGACCTGGAATCTGCGGGCGAACTTCAAGGACTACTTCAACGGCCTCATCGAGGAATTCGAGACGAAGTACCCGGACGTCCACGTCACATGGCGGGACCAGCCCGGCGAGAACTACGCGGAGAAGCTCAGCGCCGACGCCGGTGCGGGCGCCCTGCCCGATGTCGTCAATGTCTCGCCCGACCTGTCGTATCCCCTGGCCAAGGCCGGGCTGCTGATGAATCTGGACAAGGAGCGGGCCAGTAACAGGTTCAAAGGGGAGTACACCCCGGAGGCGTGGCAGGGCACCGCGTTGCCCGGCCTGGACGGCAGTTACGCCTTCCCCTGGTATCTGAACACCGGGCCGCTGTTCTACAACAAGGCGCTGTTCAGGAAGGCCGGCCTCGACCCGGAGAAGCCGCCGCGGACGTTCGACGAGCTGTTCGCCGCCGCCAACGAGATGGCCGAGGCGTCCGACGGGAAGATCGCCACCCTGGCGGGCACGCCGGCCGTCGAGGACTTCGGCCGCTACGGCGTACGGCTGGTCAACGACGACGCGACGGAGTTCACGTACAACGAGCCCAAGGGCGTCGAGCTGCTGACCCGGTACAAGGAGCTGTACGACAACGGCGGTCTGGACTCCCAGGTGCTGACGATGACTCCGGAGAAGGCCGGGCAGAAGTTCCTGTCCCAGAAGGTCGCGATGAATCCGGGCAGCGCCCACGACCTGGAGACCTTCAAACGGGACGCGCCGAGCCTGTACCGGAATCTCGGTATCACGGACACGCCGACCGACAACGGAAAGCCGAACATGTACGTGATGGGCCTGGCGGTCAACGAACGGAGCGGCCATAAGGCGGCGGCCGTCGCGTTCGCGCACTTCGTCACCGATCAGCGGAACCAGGAGTCCTTCGCGCACGAGGTGGCGATCTTTCCGAGCACCAAGGGATCTCTGGAGAAGCCGTACTGGTCGAAGGACGACGGCACCGACGAGGGCCGGGTCCGGGTGGCGGCCGCGAGAATGCTGAAAGGCGCGGTGAATTACACGCCCGTGGTGATGAGCGACGAGATGAAGACGATCCTGCAGAACGAGGTGGCCAAGGCGCTCCAGGGCAAGAAGTCGCCACAGGACGCCCTTGACGACGCCGTGGAGCAGAGCAACAAGCTGCTGCGGCAGAGCTGA
- a CDS encoding carbohydrate ABC transporter permease, giving the protein MRRRPAAPVDSGPATPVRGRPAAPVRTHRAASPWLFLLPGLAVVTAFTLCPFLTTVYQAFTDARTLSEGRWVGLENFRTMLDDEQFWVGLRNSLLYVALVVPFTVVLPLLLALLVRRQIPGVSFFRSAFYTPVVASVVVVALIWEWVLDDRGLVNALLEFFGAGPVNFLGDQWLLLFSAMALTVWKGLGYYMVIYLAALANVPRELHEAAAVDGAGAVRRFVHVTVPAVRSTMVLVGALSSVAACKVFAEVYLLAGPSGGPAGQDTTLVMLVQRVGTGLNGRVGYASAISLVVFALTLLLMLVVLRADRKEER; this is encoded by the coding sequence ATGCGGCGCCGCCCCGCCGCGCCGGTGGACAGCGGTCCCGCCACACCCGTGCGCGGCCGCCCCGCCGCGCCGGTGCGCACCCACCGGGCGGCCAGCCCCTGGCTGTTCCTGCTGCCTGGGCTGGCGGTCGTCACCGCCTTCACGCTCTGTCCGTTCCTCACCACCGTCTACCAGGCGTTCACCGACGCCCGGACGCTGTCGGAAGGCCGGTGGGTGGGTCTGGAGAACTTCCGGACCATGCTGGACGACGAGCAGTTCTGGGTGGGGCTGCGCAACAGTCTGCTGTACGTCGCGCTGGTGGTGCCGTTCACCGTGGTCCTGCCGCTGCTGCTGGCGCTGCTGGTGCGGCGGCAGATCCCGGGCGTGTCGTTCTTCCGGTCCGCCTTCTACACCCCGGTGGTGGCCTCCGTCGTCGTGGTCGCGCTGATCTGGGAGTGGGTGCTGGACGACCGGGGCCTGGTCAACGCGCTCCTGGAGTTCTTCGGGGCCGGGCCGGTGAACTTCCTCGGCGACCAGTGGCTGCTGCTGTTCAGCGCCATGGCGCTGACGGTGTGGAAGGGGCTCGGCTACTACATGGTCATCTATCTCGCGGCGCTGGCGAACGTGCCGCGCGAGCTGCACGAGGCCGCCGCCGTCGACGGGGCGGGGGCGGTCCGCCGGTTCGTCCATGTCACCGTGCCCGCGGTCCGGTCGACGATGGTGCTGGTCGGGGCGCTGTCCTCGGTCGCCGCGTGCAAGGTCTTCGCCGAGGTGTATCTGCTGGCCGGGCCCAGCGGCGGCCCCGCGGGGCAGGACACCACGCTGGTCATGCTGGTCCAGCGGGTGGGGACCGGTCTCAACGGCCGGGTCGGCTACGCGTCGGCCATCTCGCTGGTCGTCTTCGCCCTCACCCTGCTGCTGATGCTGGTGGTGCTGCGCGCGGACCGGAAGGAGGAGCGGTGA
- a CDS encoding carbohydrate ABC transporter permease, with product MTRPTRWGTAIRYLLLLAVLALTVGPFLWQLSTSLKGGTEDIYTSPPRLLPEDPTLANYSGVADIVPVWDYALNSLKVAVTNVVTNCVGASLAGYALARLRFRGRRAATLAFVAALLVPLESIVIAQFTTMRELELNNTLIAVVLPGAVSALNVLLMRNAFAAVPYETEEAAVIDGANVWQRFTRIALPSVRGTLAVVAIFAFMGAWDDFLWPLIVLSDSDKFTLTVGLTYLHGTFAGDPRLVAAGTIIAVAPLLVLFLCLQRYFFRGVVEGAVKG from the coding sequence GTGACACGCCCGACCCGCTGGGGGACCGCCATCCGCTATCTGCTGCTGCTCGCGGTCCTGGCGCTGACCGTCGGCCCGTTTCTGTGGCAGCTGTCCACCTCGCTCAAGGGCGGCACGGAGGACATCTACACCTCGCCGCCGCGCCTCCTGCCCGAGGACCCCACCCTGGCCAACTACTCCGGCGTCGCGGACATCGTCCCGGTGTGGGACTACGCGCTGAACTCGCTGAAGGTCGCGGTCACCAACGTCGTCACCAACTGCGTCGGCGCGTCCCTGGCCGGGTACGCCCTCGCCCGGCTGCGGTTCCGCGGCCGCAGAGCCGCCACGCTGGCGTTCGTCGCGGCGCTGCTGGTACCGCTGGAGTCCATCGTCATCGCGCAGTTCACCACCATGCGGGAGCTGGAGCTCAACAACACGCTCATCGCCGTGGTGCTGCCGGGCGCGGTCAGCGCGCTGAACGTGCTGTTGATGCGGAACGCGTTCGCCGCCGTGCCGTACGAGACCGAGGAGGCCGCGGTCATCGACGGCGCGAACGTCTGGCAGCGGTTCACCCGGATCGCGCTGCCGTCCGTCAGGGGCACGCTCGCGGTGGTCGCGATCTTTGCCTTCATGGGGGCGTGGGACGACTTCCTGTGGCCGCTGATCGTGCTCTCCGACTCCGACAAGTTCACTCTGACCGTGGGCCTCACCTATCTGCACGGCACCTTCGCGGGCGACCCCCGGCTGGTCGCGGCGGGCACGATCATCGCCGTCGCCCCGCTGCTCGTGCTGTTCCTCTGCCTCCAGCGGTACTTCTTCCGCGGCGTCGTGGAGGGCGCCGTCAAGGGCTGA